In Dryobates pubescens isolate bDryPub1 chromosome 19, bDryPub1.pri, whole genome shotgun sequence, the following are encoded in one genomic region:
- the TK2 gene encoding thymidine kinase 2, mitochondrial isoform X2, producing the protein MYQDASRWGITLQTYIQLTMLEQHTKPMISPVRMMERSIHSAKYIFVENLYRSGKMPEVDYVVLSEWFDWIQKNTDVSVDLIVYLQTSPEVCYERLKRRCREEEKIIPLEYLEAIHQLYEEWLIKHTLFEVSCPVLVIGADHDMQKMIEKYEENRDQILNPSNRHHQL; encoded by the exons ATGTACCAAGATGCTTCAAGATGGGGGATAACTCTGCAGACTTACATCCAGCTTACAATGCTGGAGCAGCATACCAAGCCAATG ATTTCCCCTGTGAGAATGATGGAGAGATCAATCCACAGTGCAAAGTACATTTTTGTAGAGAACCTGTACCGCAG TGGGAAGATGCCAGAGGTGGATTATGTTGTCCTGAGTGAATGGTTTGACTGGATCCAGAAGAACACTGATGTTTCAGTTGATTTGATCG TTTATCTGCAGACTTCTCCTGAAGTTTGTTATGAGAGGTTAAAGAGAAGatgcagagaagaggaaaagatcaTTCCTCTG GAGTATTTAGAAGCTATCCATCAGCTCTATGAAGAGTGGCTCATCAAACACACACTGTTTGAAGTTTCCTGCCCAGTGCTT GTCATTGGAGCTGACCACGACATGCAGAAAATGATAGAGAAGTACGAAGAAAACAGGGACCAAATCCTCAACCCATCAAACAGACACCACCAGTTATAG
- the LOC104300846 gene encoding uncharacterized protein LOC104300846 — protein MGSGVWPRGAAGPAAERESRNGLGELPERGQGGKGRARPPEGRAGAPSRDSATAPRARAEATPDRATPDRATPDRATPDRATPDRATPDRATPDRATPDRATPDRATPDRATPDRATPSGPRPLRLSLSVRLAARPASPALTDTRNTTERPARRRTDQWRPGAAPAGGPPGWAGTAMKEPAAAEEEVLQDYLAYYAARGAEGELAVCDEASLKARARRLLGVRRRGALDVRSLAERCRRARGERGGSVLRDLLRALEVLELLCVNLLLCPWRKEIRSLKTFTGNFVYYIQSVLPDDIVTTVLEKIGYTATTATEFSLVKKRNNEETKQTAFEIFLARIECETILELTSEEKHGSVEKTLQKRAQTHQHHQDKEDQTAQREEAESGEIKAVSETKLCLATQQQPPAHSHASFEAARSRGEVPELAAALSTNRPQEHQRQGTNTLCLSGKCSESEDFLTEYSDIFIRQTPLFSENLSPKVFENKPRASLSKERVLAATAEPAADEIRLVPLSPGASGPPAFAVFADSSCGSKTTLDYKAQQVPTESIEAEIHDAMNCIDPDPADEPNELKSLPYRDIASVQNCSLPREEEVCELSLTFTKLQIKDTQEDLMYPVEETGQPESVSYAPTGDRHVRECNHPRMAQTYLSSAQVQNKAVAHPEPYSDLCCTAGSMENPTAAPDSKRLFMAAPDGHPAAEYFMHIREPPRLTYLPPRSIDVQSSRIRNAQGKRSPLQPEGDSPEASKVKLETHHSKVSELQEPYVIIDRNDPGMLCHQA, from the exons atGGGAAGCGGGGTTTGGCCCAGGGGAGCAGCGggaccagcagcagagagagaaagcaggaacGGGCTTGGGGAGCTACCGGAGCGCGGCCAGGGCGGGAAGGGCCGAGCCCGACCTCCAGAGGGGAGAGCGGGCGCTCCCTCGCGCGACAGCGCGACAGCGCCACGCGCCCGTGCTGAGGCGACGCCGGACCGCGCGACGCCGGACCGCGCGACGCCGGACCGCGCGACGCCGGACCGCGCGACGCCGGACCGCGCGACGCCGGACCGCGCGACGCCGGACCGCGCGACGCCGGACCGCGCGACGCCGGACCGCGCGACGCCGGACCGCGCGACGCCGGACCGCGCGACGCCATCGGGGCCCCGCCCCCTCCGCCTTTCACTTTCAGTTCGCCTGGCCGCCCGCCCCGCCTCCCCCGCCCTGACTGACACCAGGAACACCACTGAGCGGCCGGCGCGCCGGCGGACTGACCAATGGCGGCCGGGGGCAGCGCCTGCGGGCGGGCCGCCCGGCTGGGCTGGGACCGCCATGAAGGAGCCGGCGGCCGCCGaagaggaggtgctgcaggactACCTGGCCTACTACGCGGCCCGAGGGGCGGAGGGGGAGCTGGCGGTGTGCGATGAAGCCTCCCTGAAGGCGAGGGCGCGACGGCTCCTAGGCGTGCGGCGGCGCGGCGCCCTGGACGTGCGCAGCCTGGCGGAGCGGTGCCGGCGGGCCCGGGGCGAGCGGGGCGGCAGCGTCCTCCGCGATCTGCTTAGGgcgctggaggtgctggagctgctctgcgtCAACCTTCTCCTCTGCCCGTGGCGGAAGGAGATCAGATCGCTGAAG ACGTTCACCGGTAACTTTGTCTACTACATTCAGTCAGTGCTCCCAGATGACATTGTCACCACAGTGCTGGAGAAAATAGGTTACActgcaacaacagcaacagagTTTTCACTTGTCAAAAAGAGGAACAATGAGGAAACAAAGCAGACTGCATTTGAAATATTCCTGGCAAGGATTGAGTGTGAAACCATCCTCGAACTGACAAGTGAAGAAAAGCATGGCAGTGTGGAGAAGACCCTGCAGAAGAGAGCACAAACACACCAGCATCATCAGGACAAAGAGGATCAGACAGCCcagagagaagaggctgaaagTGGAGAAATTAAAGCAGTCAGTGAGACAAAGTTGTGCCTTGCCACTcaacagcagcctccagctcacagccacGCATCCTTTGAAGCTGCCAGGAGCCGAGGTGAGGTGCCTGAGTTAGCAGCTGCTCTATCCACTAACAGGCCTCAGGAACACCAAAGGCAAGGCACCAACACTCTGTGTTTGTCAGGCAAGTGCTCAGAGAGTGAGGACTTCCTGACTGAATACAGTGACATTTTCATAAGGCAAACACCTCTTTTCAGTGAGAACCTTTCTCCAAAGGTGTTTGAAAACAAGCCAAGAGCCAGCCTGAGTAAAGAACGTGTGCTGGCAGccactgcagagccagctgcagatgAGATCAGGCTTGTGCCACTCTCACCAGGAGCAAGTGGTCCACCAGCTTTTGCAGTATTTGCTGACAGCTCTTGTGGCAGCAAGACCACTTTGGACTAcaaagctcagcaagtcccCACAGAATCAATTGAAGCAGAGATTCACGATGCCATGAACTGCATAGACCCAGACCCTGCTGATGAACCCAATGAGCTGAAGTCTCTGCCATACAGGGACATTGCATCTGTCCAAAACTGCAGCCTCCCTAGGGAAGAGGAAGTTTGTGAACTGTCTTTAACCTTCACAAAACTCCAGATCAAGGACACCCAGGAAGACCTCATGTACCCAGTAGAGGAAACTGGGCAGCCTGAGTCAGTATCATATGCACCCACAGGTGACAGGCATGTGAGAGAATGTAatcaccccagaatggcacaaACATacctgagcagtgctcaggtgCAGAACAAAGCAGTTGCACATCCTGAGCCATATTCAGATCTGTGCTGTACTGCTGGGAGCATGGAGaatcccactgctgctcctgatAGCAAGAGACTCTTCAtggctgctcctgatggccatcCAGCTGCTGAGTACTTCATGCACATCAGAGAGCCCCCTCGCCTCACCTACCTTCCACCACGGAGTATTGATGTCCAGTCCTCACGCATAAGGAatgcccagggcaaaaggagCCCCTTGCAGCCTGAAGGTGACTCTCCTGAAGCCAGTAAGGTAAAGCTGGAGACCCATCACTCCAAAGTCAGTGAACTCCAGGAGCCTTATGTCATTATTGACAGAAATGACCCAGGAATGTTGTGCCATCAGGCTTGA